The Triticum aestivum cultivar Chinese Spring chromosome 3A, IWGSC CS RefSeq v2.1, whole genome shotgun sequence genome includes a region encoding these proteins:
- the LOC123060682 gene encoding uncharacterized protein isoform X3, with protein sequence MDQRIGFPRSTATKRPRDDGMMLLLFETPSGFAIFSFRASVIEEPNALEKIWTHFILNGTAKSKITCVCDPTVMELMWGIQIRMPSLVPKETSGPTEDDHLPMSQGLRKVLRDYGCDYVNPEMLDQPILLTACALFECDSLEDEKSEELSHLAKLIKVVSGINTEGWDSLKIATALKKIWCPEEAANSCEIISEGDVSRLVNDADKYKVKLEKDACLELSREIMKSRGVRASKEKVLQKYAEQAKKAYEAQKLINH encoded by the exons ATGGACCAGCGAATCGGGTTCCCCCGTTCTACGGCGACGAAGCGGCCACGCG ATGATGGTATGATGCTGCTGCTGTTTGAGACGCCCTCTGGCTTTGCAATTTTCAGTTTTCGTGCATCGGTCATCGAAGAACCAAATGCCCTGGAG AAAATATGGACGCACTTCATTCTGAATGGGACGGCAAAGAGT AAAATAACCTGCGTGTGTGATCCAACTGTGATGGAGTTAATGTGGGGCATACAGATTCGCATGCCAAGTTTGGTGCCTAAAGAAACATCAGGTCCGACTGAAGATGACCACCTCCCGATGAGTCAAGGACTGAGAAAAGTGTTGAGAGATTATGGTTGTGATTATGTCAACCCCGAGATG CTCGATCAGCCAATTCTTTTAACGGCTTGTGCTTTGTTTGAGTGTGATTCTCTTGAGGACGAGAAATCTGAAGAATTGAGccatttagctaaactaattaagGTGGTGTCTGGCATCAACACCGAGGGTTGGGACTCACTGAAAATTGCAACAGCTCTGAAGAAGATATGGTGCCCTGAAGAAGCTGCCAATTCTTGTGAG ATCATTTCAGAAGGCGATGTATCAAGGTTGGTGAATGATGCAGATAAATATAAAGTTAAGCTGGAAAAGGATGCTTGCTTGGAACTTTCTAGAGAAATCATGAAATCTCGTGGTGTTCGGGCATCGAAAGAAAAAGTACTGCAAAAATATGCTGAGCAGGCCAAGAAAGCATATGAAGCACAGAAGCTTATTAACCATTAA
- the LOC123060682 gene encoding uncharacterized protein isoform X2, whose translation MGEAPNRRHVAHPTGIRHFSHPLSDDGMMLLLFETPSGFAIFSFRASVIEEPNALEKIWTHFILNGTAKSKITCVCDPTVMELMWGIQIRMPSLVPKETSGPTEDDHLPMSQGLRKVLRDYGCDYVNPEMLDQPILLTACALFECDSLEDEKSEELSHLAKLIKVVSGINTEGWDSLKIATALKKIWCPEEAANSCEIISEGDVSRLVNDADKYKVKLEKDACLELSREIMKSRGVRASKEKVLQKYAEQAKKAYEAQKLINH comes from the exons ATGGGTGAGGCGCCGAACAGGCGGCACGTCGCCCATCCGACTGGGATTCGTCATTTCTCCCATCCCCTCTCAG ATGATGGTATGATGCTGCTGCTGTTTGAGACGCCCTCTGGCTTTGCAATTTTCAGTTTTCGTGCATCGGTCATCGAAGAACCAAATGCCCTGGAG AAAATATGGACGCACTTCATTCTGAATGGGACGGCAAAGAGT AAAATAACCTGCGTGTGTGATCCAACTGTGATGGAGTTAATGTGGGGCATACAGATTCGCATGCCAAGTTTGGTGCCTAAAGAAACATCAGGTCCGACTGAAGATGACCACCTCCCGATGAGTCAAGGACTGAGAAAAGTGTTGAGAGATTATGGTTGTGATTATGTCAACCCCGAGATG CTCGATCAGCCAATTCTTTTAACGGCTTGTGCTTTGTTTGAGTGTGATTCTCTTGAGGACGAGAAATCTGAAGAATTGAGccatttagctaaactaattaagGTGGTGTCTGGCATCAACACCGAGGGTTGGGACTCACTGAAAATTGCAACAGCTCTGAAGAAGATATGGTGCCCTGAAGAAGCTGCCAATTCTTGTGAG ATCATTTCAGAAGGCGATGTATCAAGGTTGGTGAATGATGCAGATAAATATAAAGTTAAGCTGGAAAAGGATGCTTGCTTGGAACTTTCTAGAGAAATCATGAAATCTCGTGGTGTTCGGGCATCGAAAGAAAAAGTACTGCAAAAATATGCTGAGCAGGCCAAGAAAGCATATGAAGCACAGAAGCTTATTAACCATTAA